In a genomic window of Bradyrhizobium ontarionense:
- a CDS encoding energy transducer TonB family protein, with the protein MAATIVSTAHILAFVGYLAFYRPTADLAAAPVVTVELLPPPTEPPSQTVGQAPTQNAPVPQPAEELAPPPAPSPEDRPPEPEQQSAAAEPPPSSAPAEQTPQPTAPSETAEPLVEAQAPVEKVVEQPKSETKIGPPPARRPKVEHADRKKPAAKSAETAPAQAPKLIAPPRHQADASVGADDGRSAWLGELRARVLREKRYPAAVERQNVTVQLNFTVTRNGRVLSRHITRSSGSPAYDQEALAMIERAQPLPPFPPSMPQAQTVLTIPITFTH; encoded by the coding sequence TTGGCGGCGACGATCGTATCGACCGCGCACATCCTGGCTTTCGTCGGCTATCTGGCGTTTTACCGCCCCACGGCCGATCTGGCCGCAGCGCCCGTCGTCACCGTCGAGCTCCTGCCGCCTCCGACCGAACCGCCATCTCAGACCGTAGGCCAGGCGCCGACGCAGAACGCGCCCGTGCCGCAGCCGGCGGAAGAACTTGCACCGCCGCCAGCGCCCTCTCCTGAGGACCGTCCGCCAGAACCAGAACAACAATCGGCGGCTGCCGAGCCTCCACCGTCTTCGGCACCGGCAGAGCAGACGCCGCAGCCAACGGCGCCATCCGAGACCGCGGAGCCGCTGGTCGAGGCTCAGGCGCCCGTCGAAAAGGTGGTCGAACAGCCGAAGTCCGAGACGAAGATCGGCCCGCCCCCGGCCCGGCGGCCCAAGGTCGAGCACGCGGATCGCAAGAAGCCTGCTGCCAAGTCGGCTGAAACCGCCCCCGCACAGGCCCCCAAACTCATTGCACCGCCTCGACACCAGGCCGATGCGAGTGTCGGCGCCGATGACGGACGCTCGGCGTGGCTCGGCGAGCTGAGGGCCCGGGTGCTGCGCGAAAAACGCTATCCGGCGGCTGTCGAGCGTCAGAATGTCACCGTCCAGCTCAACTTCACCGTGACCCGGAACGGCCGCGTTCTGTCGCGCCACATCACACGCAGCTCCGGTTCGCCCGCATACGATCAGGAAGCGTTAGCCATGATCGAACGCGCCCAACCGCTCCCGCCTTTTCCGCCGAGTATGCCCCAGGCCCAGACC
- the exbD gene encoding TonB system transport protein ExbD, with protein sequence MAFRAESGDDLTINHEINVTPFIDVILVLLIVFMVAAPLATVDVPVDLPKSTAAPQPRPDQPIFVTLKADRSLAISDTPVAREALGGALEAASGGDRDKRLFFRADSAVSYGEVMEVMNLLRATGYTKVALVALDVRQGT encoded by the coding sequence ATGGCCTTTCGAGCCGAAAGTGGCGACGATCTCACGATCAACCACGAGATCAACGTCACGCCGTTCATCGACGTGATCCTGGTGCTCCTGATCGTCTTCATGGTCGCGGCACCGCTCGCGACCGTGGACGTACCGGTCGACCTGCCGAAATCAACGGCTGCGCCACAGCCGCGGCCGGACCAGCCGATCTTCGTCACGCTCAAGGCCGATCGCTCGCTCGCGATCAGCGACACGCCTGTGGCGCGCGAGGCGCTCGGAGGAGCGCTCGAAGCGGCGAGCGGCGGCGATCGCGACAAACGGCTGTTCTTCCGCGCCGACAGCGCGGTGAGCTATGGCGAGGTGATGGAGGTCATGAATCTCCTGCGCGCGACCGGCTACACCAAGGTCGCCCTGGTCGCGCTGGATGTCAGGCAGGGGACATGA
- the exbB gene encoding tonB-system energizer ExbB, which translates to MTGELAQDATRAPSASPLPPQQPAHGSEATPAELSPLGMFLGADIVVKSVMIGLVLASVLTWTVWLYKIVELHLAKRNVRAGLRVLTSAPTLAAAASELGLHRNIAAKFVAAAQREAELSAGVSEHGVRDRLSWQLERVEAAASRRIASGMGLLATIGAVAPFVGLFGTVWGIMNSFIGISRLHTTNLAVVAPGIAEALLSTAAGLVAAIPAVVIYNAFTRAIGSYRATLRDASVAVLCLTDRIPVHSPPTWIAAEAPTQPITEAAE; encoded by the coding sequence GTGACCGGTGAGCTCGCGCAAGACGCGACACGCGCGCCCAGCGCATCCCCTCTTCCTCCACAGCAGCCCGCCCATGGCAGCGAAGCTACGCCTGCCGAACTTTCCCCCTTGGGCATGTTTCTCGGTGCCGATATCGTCGTGAAAAGCGTGATGATCGGCCTGGTCCTCGCCTCCGTCCTGACGTGGACAGTGTGGCTATACAAGATTGTCGAGCTGCATCTCGCAAAACGGAACGTCCGGGCGGGGCTGCGTGTCCTGACCAGCGCACCGACACTTGCGGCCGCGGCATCGGAGTTGGGGCTTCATCGCAACATCGCTGCCAAGTTCGTCGCAGCTGCGCAGAGGGAAGCCGAACTCTCAGCCGGTGTTTCCGAGCATGGCGTGAGAGACAGGCTTTCCTGGCAGCTCGAGCGTGTCGAGGCCGCTGCGAGCCGGCGCATCGCGTCCGGCATGGGATTGCTTGCCACGATCGGCGCTGTCGCCCCCTTCGTTGGCCTTTTCGGCACCGTCTGGGGCATCATGAACAGTTTCATTGGCATCTCGCGCCTGCACACCACCAACCTTGCCGTGGTGGCTCCCGGTATCGCCGAGGCGCTGCTCTCGACCGCGGCCGGCCTCGTCGCCGCGATTCCGGCGGTCGTGATCTACAATGCATTCACGCGCGCGATCGGCAGTTACCGCGCGACATTGCGGGATGCGTCGGTCGCCGTACTCTGTCTGACGGACCGCATTCCGGTCCACTCGCCGCCAACATGGATCGCGGCGGAAGCGCCGACCCAGCCCATCACCGAAGCCGCAGAGTAG
- a CDS encoding response regulator transcription factor yields the protein MRILVVDDHPLIVSGCKALIENNPEIELVDAADGKAGYSKYFSTSPDVAAIDINLPGISGFELCRRILLRDPKARIVILSMHSDPVFAARAIDVGAKGYISKNDDPARFVDAMYQVGRGAVYLSEEIACKLAFLKASGGSSPLRDLNSRELEILRLLGAGRTPAEVADTLDVSYKTIANNCTVLKKNLGARSLMDLARIALEHGLA from the coding sequence ATGCGCATTCTCGTTGTCGATGATCACCCTTTGATCGTCTCGGGTTGCAAAGCTTTGATCGAGAACAATCCCGAGATCGAGCTGGTCGACGCTGCGGATGGCAAGGCCGGCTATTCCAAGTATTTTTCGACAAGTCCGGACGTCGCAGCGATCGACATCAACCTCCCGGGCATCTCTGGATTCGAATTGTGCCGACGGATTTTGCTGCGCGATCCGAAAGCTCGGATCGTGATTCTCAGCATGCACAGTGATCCCGTATTCGCCGCCCGCGCGATCGACGTCGGTGCGAAGGGATACATATCCAAGAACGACGACCCGGCGAGGTTCGTGGACGCGATGTACCAGGTTGGGCGAGGTGCCGTTTATCTTTCGGAGGAGATTGCCTGCAAGCTTGCCTTCCTCAAGGCGTCGGGAGGATCAAGTCCTCTTCGCGATCTGAACTCAAGGGAGCTCGAGATTCTTCGGCTCTTGGGCGCGGGCCGGACCCCTGCGGAGGTCGCCGACACCTTGGATGTCTCATACAAGACCATCGCCAACAATTGCACCGTCCTGAAGAAAAACCTCGGCGCCCGAAGCTTGATGGATCTTGCGCGAATCGCGCTCGAACACGGGTTGGCGTGA
- a CDS encoding SDR family oxidoreductase, whose protein sequence is MRLARASLAQGVGMSRGFIAELAPADMATCIEINLIGALTSAHVAARGMREAGRGWIWPTEGLGSTGPVLPGSGPYAASKAGATKAFTVLARECRGTGVKVGFLCPTLMPTNLVKPKSDPRDQRRLELTMRLLGETPEHAASWFVPRMLTTRRTGTRLSRTRPLQLAGRALVRSIRSGRDLSLLAQQTVRSR, encoded by the coding sequence ATGCGCCTAGCTAGAGCATCACTCGCTCAGGGCGTCGGCATGAGCCGCGGCTTCATCGCCGAACTCGCGCCCGCCGACATGGCCACGTGCATCGAGATCAATCTGATCGGCGCGCTCACGAGCGCTCATGTCGCCGCGCGCGGCATGCGGGAGGCCGGGCGCGGCTGGATCTGGCCGACGGAAGGGCTCGGCAGCACGGGCCCGGTCCTGCCGGGCAGCGGCCCCTATGCCGCCAGCAAGGCGGGGGCGACCAAAGCCTTCACCGTGCTGGCGCGCGAATGTCGTGGGACCGGAGTGAAAGTCGGCTTCCTCTGTCCGACCCTTATGCCAACCAACCTGGTGAAGCCAAAGTCCGACCCACGCGACCAACGCCGCCTCGAACTCACGATGAGGCTTCTGGGCGAAACGCCCGAGCATGCCGCAAGCTGGTTCGTCCCGCGCATGCTCACCACGCGACGCACGGGCACCCGTCTGAGCCGGACGAGGCCCTTGCAGCTTGCCGGTCGAGCGCTCGTCCGAAGCATCCGGAGCGGACGCGATCTCTCGCTTCTAGCTCAGCAAACCGTCCGCTCGCGATAG
- a CDS encoding ABC transporter ATP-binding protein, producing MIELDDISKTYNAGCPNEVHSLCSVSLSIAGRAMTVLAGPSGSGKSTLVSIMGCLTRPTSGRVRLNGETVSALPQRFLTNLRRRTFGFVFQRFNLVRGITAVENVMLPGYPEGLSHARLRTRAVELLADFGLEHRVDHRVETLSGGEVQRVAIARALVNDPDIIIADEPTASLDRERVAQFLAIAADLKARGKTLIVTSHDPRITGAPIVDGVVSLADGRVAEVSP from the coding sequence ATGATCGAGCTCGACGACATCAGTAAGACATACAATGCAGGATGCCCCAACGAGGTTCACTCGCTGTGCTCCGTCAGTCTCAGCATCGCAGGACGAGCGATGACGGTGCTCGCCGGACCGAGCGGGTCCGGCAAGTCCACGCTCGTCTCGATCATGGGATGCCTTACCCGGCCAACCTCGGGCCGCGTGCGTCTGAACGGAGAAACCGTCTCGGCGCTACCGCAGCGTTTTTTGACCAATTTGCGCCGACGCACTTTCGGATTCGTGTTTCAGCGCTTCAACCTCGTTCGCGGCATTACTGCAGTCGAGAACGTCATGTTGCCGGGCTATCCCGAGGGCCTGTCGCACGCAAGGTTGAGGACCCGCGCCGTCGAACTATTGGCAGACTTCGGACTGGAGCATCGTGTCGACCACCGGGTCGAGACCCTCTCCGGTGGTGAAGTGCAGCGTGTCGCGATCGCGCGCGCGCTCGTCAACGATCCCGACATCATCATCGCTGACGAGCCGACCGCCAGCCTCGATAGAGAACGTGTCGCTCAGTTCCTTGCCATCGCCGCCGATCTGAAAGCGCGCGGCAAGACACTGATCGTAACCAGCCACGACCCGCGGATCACGGGCGCCCCCATCGTCGACGGCGTCGTTTCCCTCGCCGACGGACGGGTTGCGGAGGTGTCACCATGA
- a CDS encoding ABC transporter permease, with product MTAFARNRHLLDFAVSSLLRQRGRTILITLVYATIVALLGSVLLFGAALRGQASAQLAVGPDIVVQAMVMGRHDFVTATDLDMLRSLRGVRRAEARLWGYLYDNSTAANYTLMADPELSAGEAAIGEGVARLRKLDAGKPLFMVSPAGKLVRLKVASVIASESALVSSDLVLMNEADLRAFFSVPPGVYTDLALFVANPQEVAKIAEKGASRLPGHRFVTRADLARSYEALFNWREGVVLMVMACAIIAFAIFAFDKASGLSAEERREIGILKAIGWDTSDVIALKLMEGAIVSGTAFLLGFTAAYAHVFLFRAGLFEPVLIGWSSLYPHFRLSPDIDGLQVATLALLTVLPYFAAILVPVWRSASADPGEVMR from the coding sequence TTGACGGCCTTTGCGCGAAACCGCCATCTGCTCGATTTCGCAGTCTCCTCGCTGCTGCGGCAGCGCGGGCGAACGATCCTGATCACCCTTGTCTACGCGACCATCGTCGCGCTGCTGGGCTCGGTCCTTCTATTCGGGGCCGCACTGCGCGGACAGGCATCCGCGCAGCTTGCTGTCGGTCCGGACATCGTCGTGCAGGCGATGGTGATGGGGCGGCACGACTTCGTCACGGCGACTGATCTCGACATGCTCAGGTCACTGCGCGGCGTCAGACGGGCGGAGGCGAGGCTTTGGGGCTATCTCTACGACAACTCGACGGCGGCCAACTACACGCTGATGGCCGATCCGGAGCTTTCTGCCGGCGAAGCGGCAATCGGCGAGGGCGTAGCGCGCCTGCGCAAGCTTGACGCCGGCAAACCGTTATTCATGGTGTCACCTGCAGGCAAGCTCGTCAGACTCAAGGTCGCATCGGTGATTGCGTCCGAGTCGGCCCTGGTATCGTCCGATCTGGTGCTGATGAACGAAGCCGACCTGCGGGCCTTCTTCTCCGTTCCCCCCGGAGTCTATACCGACCTTGCGCTGTTCGTGGCCAATCCTCAGGAGGTAGCGAAGATCGCCGAGAAAGGCGCCAGCCGCCTGCCGGGTCACCGCTTCGTTACGCGCGCGGATCTTGCCCGCTCTTACGAGGCACTGTTCAACTGGCGCGAGGGGGTGGTTCTGATGGTCATGGCATGCGCAATCATTGCGTTTGCTATCTTCGCGTTCGACAAGGCGTCGGGCCTTTCTGCGGAAGAGCGCCGCGAGATCGGCATTCTCAAGGCCATTGGCTGGGATACATCCGACGTGATCGCCCTCAAGCTCATGGAGGGCGCAATTGTATCGGGAACGGCCTTCCTGCTCGGCTTCACGGCAGCCTATGCCCACGTGTTTCTGTTCAGGGCCGGCCTGTTCGAACCCGTTCTGATTGGTTGGTCGTCGCTGTATCCGCATTTTAGACTCAGTCCCGACATTGACGGGCTTCAGGTCGCTACTCTGGCCCTTCTCACTGTTCTCCCCTATTTCGCGGCGATACTCGTGCCGGTCTGGCGGAGTGCATCGGCAGATCCGGGCGAGGTGATGCGATGA
- a CDS encoding nitrous oxide reductase accessory protein NosL has translation MVIGGLAALFCSEVKATPVHLPPPGPRDTCPVCGMFVAPYRFWVATIAYADGEAAHFDGAKDLFKYLTDMPRWAGGRKITDIAGIGVTSYYDTRLIDAKDAIYVMGSDVLGPMGHELVPHESQDDAEEFRRDHKGKRIVRSSDITPALLAALDDGRFE, from the coding sequence GTGGTGATCGGCGGCCTTGCGGCTCTCTTCTGCTCGGAGGTCAAGGCGACACCGGTGCATTTGCCGCCGCCCGGACCGCGCGATACCTGCCCCGTGTGCGGAATGTTCGTCGCGCCGTACCGCTTCTGGGTTGCCACCATCGCCTACGCCGATGGAGAGGCCGCGCATTTCGACGGCGCCAAGGACTTGTTCAAATACCTCACGGACATGCCGCGCTGGGCCGGCGGAAGGAAAATCACGGACATTGCGGGCATCGGCGTCACCTCCTACTACGATACGCGTCTGATCGATGCCAAGGACGCCATCTATGTCATGGGATCCGACGTGTTGGGACCCATGGGTCATGAGCTCGTTCCTCACGAAAGCCAGGACGACGCCGAAGAATTCAGGCGCGATCACAAGGGTAAGCGGATCGTTCGGTCGTCCGACATCACACCGGCCCTGCTCGCAGCCCTTGACGACGGGCGATTCGAGTGA
- a CDS encoding nitrous oxide reductase accessory protein NosL, giving the protein MTLSPTQWTDKYGLIKDLPKDKEPLTDELKKYPRCRYCGMERAKFSHSRHLIVYEDDAVDATCSLHCAAIGLSLNMDRGPKSIYAGDAGADAASKPLVLVDSASYVVDPSKPGTMTKVSVLAFADKAKAEAAAKASAGAEVVDFNAALRKAYVVMADDTIMLRQKRRETRSKM; this is encoded by the coding sequence ATGACACTGTCGCCGACTCAATGGACGGACAAATACGGCCTCATCAAGGATCTCCCCAAGGACAAGGAGCCTCTGACCGACGAGTTGAAAAAGTATCCGCGATGTCGCTACTGCGGCATGGAACGAGCCAAATTCAGCCATTCGCGCCACCTCATCGTCTATGAGGACGATGCGGTCGATGCGACCTGCTCCCTGCATTGTGCAGCGATCGGCCTTTCACTCAACATGGACCGCGGGCCGAAGTCGATCTACGCAGGCGATGCTGGCGCCGACGCGGCATCGAAGCCGCTTGTGCTTGTCGACAGCGCGTCCTATGTCGTCGATCCATCGAAGCCCGGCACGATGACCAAGGTGTCTGTGCTGGCCTTTGCCGACAAGGCGAAGGCCGAGGCAGCAGCGAAGGCGAGTGCGGGAGCGGAGGTCGTCGACTTCAACGCGGCCTTACGCAAGGCCTATGTGGTGATGGCGGACGACACGATTATGCTTCGCCAGAAACGCCGCGAAACGCGGTCGAAAATGTAG
- a CDS encoding DUF2946 domain-containing protein: MSGQYDTSINESRGERRRTLAALFCMVAVALNLVGALTLPFRSAPLELTAAVLDHGWTIICSAGGMTVLDADGHRVPDDQTGQAGPASEHCVFCLPLMHGNVALAPAIEIPVPAQFVLADPASRPASMPVVRLSAFGAWPRAPPVLQIG; the protein is encoded by the coding sequence TTGAGCGGCCAATACGATACGTCGATCAATGAATCGCGGGGCGAGCGTCGGCGAACGCTCGCGGCGCTGTTCTGCATGGTCGCGGTCGCGCTCAATCTCGTCGGCGCGCTGACCCTTCCGTTCAGGTCGGCTCCGTTGGAGCTCACGGCTGCGGTCCTGGATCACGGCTGGACGATCATCTGTTCGGCCGGCGGGATGACCGTCCTCGATGCTGACGGTCACCGCGTCCCTGATGATCAGACGGGCCAGGCGGGGCCTGCGTCCGAGCATTGCGTTTTCTGCCTGCCTTTGATGCACGGAAATGTCGCGCTGGCGCCGGCGATTGAAATTCCGGTGCCCGCTCAATTTGTGCTGGCCGATCCTGCCTCTCGACCGGCCTCGATGCCCGTCGTGCGGCTGTCGGCGTTCGGCGCCTGGCCGCGGGCTCCCCCGGTGCTCCAGATCGGTTAG